A stretch of the Macellibacteroides fermentans genome encodes the following:
- a CDS encoding glutamate-5-semialdehyde dehydrogenase, producing the protein MDLNATFKRVQQLSASLVGLSDETINLILIETADAAVAQSKFILDANASDLALMNPDDPKFDRLKLTEDRIKGIASDMKSVASLPSPLGRILGEWIRPNGMKIKKVSVPFGVIGMIYEARPNVTFDVFSLCLKSGNACILKGGSDADHSNQALVKIIHGVLAKYHIDPAVCTLLPADREATTQLLNAVGYVDLIIPRGSSSLINFVRDNARVPVIETGAGICHTYFDTSGDKVKGKEIITNAKTRRVSVCNALDCLVIHKDRISDLPFLCTDLAEKRVIIYADELAFSVLRNNYPEDLLKVATPESFGTEFLDYKMSIKTAASFEEALNHIGLFSSKHSECIIAESLQTISRFQQLVDAACVYVNVSTAFTDGAQFGFGAEIGISTQKLHARGPMALNEITTYKYLIEGNGQIRS; encoded by the coding sequence ATGGATTTGAATGCAACTTTCAAACGTGTACAACAGTTGTCGGCGTCACTGGTTGGACTGAGCGATGAAACAATTAATTTGATATTAATTGAAACAGCCGATGCTGCAGTAGCCCAAAGTAAATTTATTTTGGATGCTAATGCATCTGATTTGGCATTAATGAATCCGGACGATCCTAAATTCGACCGGTTAAAACTGACGGAAGACCGGATTAAGGGTATTGCATCCGACATGAAGTCGGTTGCCTCACTCCCATCTCCTCTAGGCCGGATTCTGGGAGAGTGGATTCGTCCCAACGGAATGAAAATTAAAAAAGTTTCTGTTCCTTTCGGAGTAATTGGTATGATTTACGAAGCCAGACCGAATGTTACGTTTGATGTGTTTTCTCTTTGCCTGAAATCGGGTAATGCCTGTATTCTTAAAGGAGGATCAGATGCAGATCATTCCAACCAAGCATTGGTTAAGATCATTCACGGTGTCCTTGCAAAATATCATATTGATCCGGCTGTTTGCACATTACTTCCTGCCGACCGAGAAGCTACTACCCAGCTGCTTAATGCTGTTGGATACGTAGATCTGATTATTCCGAGGGGAAGCAGCTCGTTGATTAATTTTGTAAGAGATAACGCGCGCGTACCTGTAATTGAAACAGGTGCAGGAATTTGTCATACCTACTTCGACACTTCGGGTGATAAAGTAAAAGGTAAAGAAATAATAACCAATGCAAAAACTCGTCGGGTTAGTGTTTGTAATGCTTTAGATTGCCTTGTTATTCATAAAGATCGTATCAGTGACTTACCATTTCTTTGTACTGATCTGGCTGAAAAAAGAGTTATAATCTATGCTGACGAATTAGCATTTTCTGTGCTCAGGAATAATTATCCGGAGGATTTACTGAAGGTTGCGACACCCGAAAGCTTTGGAACAGAGTTTCTGGATTACAAAATGAGCATAAAAACAGCCGCATCTTTTGAAGAAGCGTTAAATCATATCGGATTGTTTAGCAGTAAACACAGTGAGTGTATTATTGCGGAATCTCTCCAGACAATTTCCAGGTTTCAGCAATTGGTTGATGCTGCATGTGTATATGTAAATGTCTCCACAGCATTCACGGATGGAGCCCAATTCGGTTTCGGAGCGGAAATAGGTATTAGTACGCAGAAATTACATGCTCGTGGTCCGATGGCTTTAAACGAGATAACCACCTATAAGTATCTTATTGAAGGAAACGGACAAATTCGTTCATAG
- the proB gene encoding glutamate 5-kinase produces the protein MLRFKKIAVKIGSNVLTRKDGTLDITRMSALVDQVADLHKQGVEVVLISSGAVASGRSEIKVSKKLDAVSARQLYSAVGQAKLINRYYELFREHRISCGQVLTTKENFGSRTHYLNQKHCMEVMLENKVIPIVNENDTISVTELMFTDNDELSGLIAAMMGMDALIILSNIDGIYNGNPSEPGTHVIREIEAGKQDLSEYVQVTKSQFGRGGMLTKSVIAQKVADEGITVLIANGKRDNILPELLAKESKTVCTRFIPAEKPVSSVKKWIAHSEGFAKGEVHVNKGAEEALLLPKASSVLLVGVIKIVGNFEKDDIVKIMNEEGMQIGVGCAGYSSREASKLIGKRDQKPLIHYDYLYLD, from the coding sequence ATGCTTCGTTTTAAAAAAATAGCAGTAAAGATTGGTAGTAATGTACTTACCCGCAAAGACGGAACGCTTGACATTACACGCATGTCTGCGTTGGTAGATCAGGTAGCCGATCTGCACAAGCAGGGGGTCGAAGTGGTACTTATTTCCTCAGGGGCTGTTGCGTCGGGACGAAGTGAGATTAAGGTAAGCAAGAAGCTGGATGCTGTTTCGGCGCGTCAACTTTATTCGGCTGTAGGACAGGCAAAACTGATAAACAGATACTACGAATTATTTAGGGAACACCGCATTTCGTGTGGACAGGTACTCACTACCAAAGAAAACTTTGGTAGTCGTACCCACTACCTGAATCAAAAACATTGCATGGAGGTAATGCTTGAAAACAAGGTTATTCCCATTGTGAATGAAAATGACACGATTTCTGTTACAGAACTCATGTTTACGGATAACGATGAGCTTTCGGGATTAATTGCAGCCATGATGGGTATGGATGCTCTTATTATACTGAGTAATATAGACGGTATATATAACGGGAATCCATCGGAACCCGGTACACATGTAATCAGGGAGATAGAAGCTGGTAAACAGGATCTTTCAGAATACGTACAGGTTACCAAATCCCAGTTCGGAAGAGGAGGCATGCTCACCAAGAGTGTAATAGCTCAAAAAGTGGCCGACGAAGGAATTACCGTTCTTATAGCTAATGGGAAAAGAGACAACATCCTTCCTGAACTGCTCGCGAAAGAGAGTAAAACTGTTTGTACAAGATTCATTCCGGCAGAAAAACCCGTGAGCAGTGTAAAAAAATGGATTGCTCATTCAGAAGGTTTTGCTAAAGGAGAGGTGCATGTAAATAAAGGAGCAGAAGAGGCTTTATTACTACCTAAGGCTTCCAGTGTTTTATTAGTTGGAGTTATCAAAATTGTTGGTAACTTTGAAAAGGACGATATTGTTAAAATAATGAACGAAGAGGGAATGCAGATTGGGGTTGGTTGTGCCGGATATAGCAGTCGGGAAGCATCTAAGCTGATTGGCAAGCGCGACCAGAAACCCCTGATTCATTACGACTACCTCTACTTAGATTGA
- a CDS encoding AMP-binding protein, protein MLERFVKQTTFESQEDFIKNFKVIVPENFNFGYDVVDVWADEEPNRKALCWTNDKGDHVDFTFAEIKKYSDQTASYFQSLGIGHGDMVMLILKRRFEFWFSIIALHKLGAVAIPATHLLTKKDIVYRANAADIKMIVVAGEEEITKHVLDAMPESPTVKTLVSIGPEVAEGFEDFHKGIENTAPFTRPKHANSNEDISLMYFTSGTTGNPKMVAHDFTYPLGHIVTGSYWHNLHSDSLHLTIADTGWGKAVWGKLYGQWIAGANVFVYDHEKFIPANMLQMIQDYGITSLCAPPTIFRFLIREDLSKYDLSSLKYCTIAGEALNPAVYESFYKLTGIKLMEGFGQTETTPTVATFPWMEPKPGSMGVPNPQYDVDLIRPDGSPVEDGEQGQIVIRTCNGKPLGLFKEYYRDSERTKEAWHDGVYYTGDIAWRDEDGYLWFVGRADDVIKSSGYRIGPFEVESALMTHPAVVECAITGVPDEIRGQVVKATIVLAKDYREVDKEVLTKEIQDHVKNVTAPYKYPRIVEFVNELPKTISGKIRRVEIRDKDTNK, encoded by the coding sequence ATGTTAGAAAGATTCGTAAAACAAACGACATTTGAGTCGCAAGAAGATTTTATCAAGAATTTCAAGGTTATAGTTCCGGAAAATTTCAATTTCGGGTATGATGTTGTTGATGTTTGGGCAGATGAAGAGCCAAATCGAAAAGCTTTGTGTTGGACAAACGATAAAGGAGACCATGTAGATTTTACATTTGCCGAGATTAAAAAATATTCCGACCAAACAGCTTCATACTTTCAATCGCTGGGTATTGGTCATGGTGATATGGTAATGCTCATTCTAAAACGTCGTTTCGAGTTCTGGTTTTCCATTATTGCCTTACATAAGTTAGGAGCTGTAGCAATTCCGGCAACCCATCTGCTTACAAAGAAAGACATTGTTTATCGGGCTAATGCTGCTGATATTAAAATGATTGTTGTTGCCGGAGAGGAAGAGATTACCAAACATGTGCTAGATGCTATGCCGGAATCTCCAACTGTTAAAACATTAGTTTCGATTGGTCCGGAAGTTGCAGAAGGTTTTGAGGATTTCCATAAGGGAATTGAAAATACAGCTCCATTTACCCGCCCAAAGCATGCAAATAGCAACGAAGATATTTCTCTGATGTATTTTACTTCAGGCACCACAGGTAACCCTAAAATGGTTGCACATGATTTCACGTATCCGTTGGGACATATTGTCACAGGTAGTTACTGGCATAACCTTCATTCAGACAGTTTGCATCTTACTATCGCCGATACAGGATGGGGAAAGGCTGTATGGGGAAAGTTATACGGTCAATGGATTGCAGGAGCAAATGTGTTCGTATACGACCACGAAAAATTTATTCCGGCAAATATGTTACAGATGATTCAAGATTATGGTATTACATCATTGTGTGCTCCTCCCACTATCTTCCGTTTTTTAATCAGGGAAGATTTATCAAAATATGATTTATCATCTCTAAAATACTGTACAATAGCGGGAGAAGCTCTAAATCCGGCCGTTTATGAATCGTTTTATAAATTGACTGGAATCAAATTGATGGAAGGCTTCGGTCAGACTGAAACAACTCCTACAGTAGCTACTTTTCCATGGATGGAACCCAAACCAGGATCAATGGGTGTACCAAACCCCCAATATGATGTTGATTTGATTCGTCCGGATGGCTCTCCGGTTGAAGATGGAGAACAGGGCCAAATTGTGATCCGTACCTGTAATGGAAAACCGCTTGGCTTGTTTAAAGAATATTACCGTGATTCTGAACGGACTAAAGAAGCTTGGCACGATGGTGTATACTATACCGGAGATATTGCCTGGCGCGACGAAGATGGCTATCTGTGGTTTGTTGGCAGAGCCGATGACGTTATAAAAAGCTCAGGCTATCGTATCGGTCCGTTTGAAGTTGAAAGTGCACTTATGACTCATCCCGCGGTTGTGGAATGTGCCATTACCGGTGTTCCCGACGAGATACGCGGCCAGGTAGTTAAGGCAACTATCGTATTGGCTAAGGATTACAGAGAGGTTGACAAAGAGGTGCTTACAAAAGAAATCCAGGATCACGTTAAGAATGTAACGGCTCCTTACAAGTATCCACGTATTGTAGAATTTGTGAACGAGCTTCCGAAAACAATCAGTGGTAAAATTCGTCGTGTTGAAATCCGCGACAAAGACACAAACAAATAA
- a CDS encoding helix-turn-helix domain-containing protein, which yields MNEQIKQIAARLAGLRDALEITVEEMANVCNLSTEDYLLLETGTVDISVSVLHQISQAYGIALTTLMFGDEPKMSSYFVTRKGTGVMVERVKAYKYQSLAAGFVNRKADPFMVTVHPKPEDEEIFLNSHSGQEFNMVVSGRMLIRINGKDLILSEGDSIYFNSELPHGMKALDGEKVSFLAVIL from the coding sequence ATGAACGAACAAATTAAACAAATTGCAGCGCGTCTGGCCGGACTTAGAGATGCCCTGGAAATAACAGTGGAAGAGATGGCCAATGTTTGCAATCTCTCAACTGAAGATTATTTGTTGCTGGAAACCGGCACGGTTGATATTTCGGTAAGTGTGCTCCATCAGATATCACAGGCCTATGGCATCGCATTAACAACACTAATGTTTGGCGATGAACCTAAAATGAGTTCTTATTTTGTAACACGAAAAGGGACTGGCGTTATGGTAGAGCGTGTTAAGGCGTATAAATATCAATCACTGGCAGCAGGTTTTGTAAACCGGAAAGCCGATCCGTTTATGGTAACGGTTCATCCCAAACCGGAAGATGAGGAGATATTTCTAAACTCCCATTCCGGACAAGAATTTAACATGGTTGTAAGTGGACGAATGTTGATTCGGATTAATGGAAAGGATCTCATACTTAGTGAGGGCGACAGCATTTACTTTAATTCCGAACTTCCGCATGGAATGAAAGCTTTAGATGGTGAAAAGGTGAGTTTTCTGGCTGTAATATTATAA
- a CDS encoding ferredoxin, which produces MSIKRVWVEDDCISCGSCESICPEVFEVIDISQVKEGVVFADFEAGITDAADNCPVSVIKFE; this is translated from the coding sequence ATGTCAATTAAAAGAGTTTGGGTAGAAGACGACTGCATATCATGCGGTAGCTGCGAAAGTATTTGTCCGGAAGTATTTGAAGTTATTGATATTTCACAAGTAAAAGAAGGTGTTGTTTTTGCCGATTTTGAAGCAGGGATCACCGATGCTGCAGACAATTGCCCGGTTAGTGTAATTAAGTTTGAATAG
- a CDS encoding IS982 family transposase, protein MSGNKLCISLIISILMVIKLLIYSSIMHNLYAIFAKFLDICKMFSADLVNEKGNIPRRGVVPKFSDLEVISLSLAAESIGIDSESFLFSKLNEYKDDFSSLISRRQYNDRRKLTIGLCNQVRERIASKVDGGEAIFCIDSMPIEVCRPIRSKRCKMGKNNYDKAPNYGYCASQGKHYYGYKLHSLCGLSGVIHSFDLTKASVHDIHYLKDVKCNFQNCTIIGDRGYIGAAIQLDLFEKANIKLEVPYRSNQKDWKPVFSPFAKARKRVETLFAQLCDQFMIIRNYAKQTEGLFTRITGKISALTILQYINKINNKPIGQIKYALI, encoded by the coding sequence ATGTCAGGAAATAAGTTGTGCATATCATTGATTATTAGTATTTTAATGGTGATCAAACTATTAATATACAGCTCAATTATGCACAACTTATATGCAATATTCGCTAAATTTCTTGATATATGCAAGATGTTTTCTGCTGATTTAGTAAACGAAAAAGGGAATATACCTCGCAGAGGAGTCGTCCCGAAGTTCTCTGACTTAGAAGTGATCAGTTTAAGCCTTGCTGCCGAATCAATAGGTATAGATAGTGAAAGCTTTTTGTTTTCTAAATTAAATGAATACAAAGATGATTTTTCTTCTCTCATATCCCGTCGTCAATATAATGATCGCAGGAAGCTCACTATCGGCTTATGTAATCAGGTGCGTGAAAGAATTGCATCAAAAGTTGATGGTGGAGAAGCTATTTTCTGTATTGATTCTATGCCAATTGAAGTCTGTCGTCCCATAAGGTCAAAACGTTGTAAAATGGGAAAGAATAATTATGATAAAGCTCCCAATTATGGCTATTGTGCTTCACAGGGTAAACATTATTACGGATATAAATTACATTCTCTCTGTGGGTTGAGCGGTGTCATACACTCTTTTGACCTGACAAAGGCGAGTGTTCACGACATTCATTATTTGAAAGACGTAAAGTGTAACTTTCAGAATTGCACCATCATCGGTGATCGTGGATATATTGGAGCAGCCATACAACTTGATTTATTTGAAAAAGCTAATATCAAGTTGGAAGTTCCATATCGGTCGAATCAAAAAGATTGGAAACCTGTATTTAGTCCATTTGCTAAAGCAAGGAAAAGGGTTGAAACGCTTTTTGCACAATTATGCGATCAATTTATGATAATCAGAAATTACGCAAAACAAACAGAAGGATTGTTTACCAGAATTACGGGGAAAATTAGTGCACTTACAATCCTTCAATATATAAACAAGATTAATAACAAACCCATTGGACAAATTAAATATGCACTAATTTAA
- a CDS encoding glycoside hydrolase family 9 protein, giving the protein MKRKLLCGLWALISACALSNAQEFKLNPSGYFQNGGVDVMAFDDIYPEGHQGGVCIIMHGNRVATNGDIRLEQTPGQWQPVPAQRSRKVDVSANAIVANLSYPDSSRHLTGFNPMIYPDLQFNYTVTVRGVGGSVEITVDLDRPIPEEFIGKVGFNFELFPGSLFGKPWIMDDQTGIFPQQPNGPAISIPSNHRHAGNYLPELVNEDKKADILQLVGSGYSPIVADDLIAEPYAAGYSFTIRPDDPYNRFTIKSDSEKLSLYDGRMNHNNGWFVVRTDIPAGVTKGAIKWTITPNTVKDWLYKPVVQTSQLGYHPAQPKLAVIELDKRDQPQVKADLYSVTLQGEKLVKTIDLKSWGAFLRYNYLKADFSDIKEEGLYLIRYGASVSSVFRIAKNIYDRGVWQPVLEYFLPVQMCHMRVNEKYRVWHNFCHLDDARMAPALNHIDGYSQGTSTLTRFNPGDIVPRLNIGGWHDAGDFDLRVESQSGEAYILALAYESFGQKYDATAINFHTRITEIHQPDGKPDMLQQVENGALSVVGAYRSLGRLYRGIICNDLRQYVLLGDAGAMTDNITGNKDDRWVFTEDNPSRELSTAAHLAAGSRVLKGFNDTLSVQSLQTARTLFDITRDEPRAKSSRIHAAVELFITTGDAKYKNYLLKERAYIQEHIKDLGWIIARADQQIGNSDFSTAIRKSLQNLSAEFEKQRTETPYGIPYRPHIWGAGWDIQAFGFRQYFLSKSYPDLFDADYVFNALNFVLGCHPGSNTASFASGVGAKSATVGYGLNRADWSYIPGGVISGTALIRPDFPELLTFPYLWQQTEYVLGGGSSHYMFLVLAAQQLLNK; this is encoded by the coding sequence ATGAAGAGAAAACTACTATGTGGCTTGTGGGCATTGATAAGTGCGTGTGCCCTTTCCAACGCCCAGGAATTTAAGCTTAATCCGTCGGGTTATTTTCAGAATGGCGGTGTGGATGTAATGGCATTTGACGACATTTACCCTGAAGGACATCAGGGTGGCGTTTGTATCATCATGCATGGAAACAGAGTCGCAACTAATGGCGACATACGTTTGGAACAAACCCCCGGACAATGGCAGCCGGTTCCTGCACAAAGAAGTCGTAAAGTGGATGTATCCGCCAATGCTATTGTTGCCAATCTTTCTTACCCTGATTCGTCGCGTCATTTGACAGGTTTCAACCCTATGATTTATCCTGATCTTCAGTTTAACTATACTGTAACAGTAAGAGGTGTTGGTGGTTCGGTAGAAATCACGGTAGACCTGGACCGTCCTATCCCCGAAGAATTTATTGGGAAGGTAGGATTTAATTTCGAACTTTTCCCCGGTTCTCTTTTTGGCAAACCTTGGATTATGGATGATCAAACAGGAATCTTCCCTCAACAGCCCAATGGGCCGGCTATCTCGATTCCTTCTAATCACCGGCATGCAGGCAATTATTTGCCTGAGTTGGTTAACGAAGATAAAAAAGCCGATATCCTACAGCTTGTGGGATCGGGCTATAGTCCGATTGTAGCAGACGATCTTATAGCAGAACCCTATGCTGCAGGATATAGTTTTACAATTCGCCCCGACGATCCCTATAACAGATTTACAATTAAATCTGATTCAGAGAAGCTTAGTCTGTATGATGGCAGGATGAATCATAATAATGGATGGTTTGTAGTACGAACTGATATCCCAGCAGGGGTGACTAAGGGAGCTATAAAATGGACCATCACCCCTAATACTGTAAAAGACTGGTTGTATAAACCGGTTGTGCAGACTTCCCAACTGGGATATCACCCCGCGCAGCCTAAGTTGGCAGTAATAGAGCTGGATAAAAGAGATCAACCTCAGGTAAAGGCTGATTTATATTCCGTTACCCTCCAGGGAGAAAAGCTGGTAAAGACAATCGACCTGAAGAGCTGGGGGGCATTTCTCCGCTACAATTATTTAAAAGCCGATTTCAGCGATATAAAAGAAGAAGGACTCTATCTGATTCGATACGGTGCTTCCGTCTCCTCCGTTTTTCGAATTGCCAAAAATATCTACGACAGAGGAGTGTGGCAGCCTGTATTGGAGTATTTTTTACCTGTCCAGATGTGTCATATGCGAGTGAATGAAAAATACAGGGTGTGGCATAATTTCTGTCACCTTGACGATGCACGTATGGCACCTGCCTTAAATCATATAGATGGTTATAGTCAGGGAACGTCTACACTTACCCGTTTTAACCCGGGAGATATAGTACCGAGACTGAATATTGGAGGATGGCATGATGCGGGAGATTTCGATCTTCGGGTAGAATCTCAAAGCGGGGAAGCATATATTCTGGCATTGGCATACGAATCGTTCGGACAGAAATACGATGCAACCGCCATCAATTTCCATACCCGCATTACAGAGATACATCAGCCCGACGGCAAACCGGATATGTTACAGCAGGTAGAGAATGGAGCACTCAGTGTGGTGGGAGCTTATCGTTCGCTTGGACGCTTGTACAGAGGGATAATCTGTAACGACCTGAGACAATATGTATTGCTGGGTGATGCAGGAGCGATGACAGATAACATCACTGGAAATAAAGATGATCGTTGGGTGTTTACAGAAGATAATCCATCGCGTGAGCTTAGTACAGCAGCTCACTTAGCTGCGGGTTCCCGTGTTTTGAAGGGATTCAACGACACACTAAGTGTTCAGTCGTTGCAAACCGCCCGTACCCTTTTCGACATTACGCGTGATGAGCCCAGAGCTAAATCCTCCAGAATTCATGCAGCGGTAGAATTATTTATCACTACCGGAGATGCAAAATATAAAAACTACCTCCTGAAAGAACGTGCCTATATCCAGGAGCATATAAAAGATCTGGGATGGATTATTGCACGTGCAGACCAGCAGATCGGCAATTCCGATTTTTCAACTGCCATACGTAAAAGTCTGCAGAATCTGAGTGCCGAGTTTGAGAAACAAAGAACTGAAACACCTTATGGTATTCCGTATCGTCCTCATATCTGGGGTGCAGGCTGGGACATTCAGGCCTTTGGTTTCCGACAGTATTTCCTTTCTAAGAGTTACCCCGATCTATTTGATGCAGACTACGTATTCAACGCCCTTAACTTTGTTCTGGGTTGCCATCCGGGTAGTAATACAGCCTCTTTCGCTTCGGGAGTGGGAGCAAAATCAGCTACGGTGGGTTATGGATTAAACCGTGCTGACTGGTCTTACATTCCCGGAGGAGTAATTTCCGGTACTGCTCTGATTCGCCCTGATTTCCCGGAATTGCTTACTTTCCCATATCTCTGGCAACAGACAGAATATGTGTTAGGTGGTGGTTCTTCCCACTATATGTTTCTGGTGTTGGCAGCGCAACAGTTGCTGAACAAATAG
- a CDS encoding AGE family epimerase/isomerase: MKRFVVGLIGFLFVFSAQANVEADTLRDEVLKDLKENVLHFWEKYAVDPSGGFYGMILNDGTPRLDEAKGVVLNARILWTFSTAYRLFGDENYKHLANRAQRYLIDHFIDKELGGVYWSLHADGTPLDTEKQTYGMAFAIYGLSEHFRATGSTESLMQSIDLYKVLETQVREFENDGYIESFTRNWQVPPKYGYDGTGLASKTMNTHIHLLEAYTSLYRVWRNEGLQKRLNTLINLVVDKIYNPETNHLKLFFNNQWESLEDIDSYGHDIETGWLLTEAAEVLEDKALLKRIEPIAVNLTDAALKEGRNEDGSLIYERHGADYQRTLSWWCQAETIVGCVNAWQISGNEHYLHAADKTWEWVKARMIDKEHGEWFRSVTPDGMPDLKTPKASMWNCPYHNSRMGFELFLRLSAY; the protein is encoded by the coding sequence ATGAAAAGATTTGTTGTTGGATTGATTGGTTTTTTGTTTGTGTTTTCTGCTCAGGCAAACGTAGAGGCTGATACACTAAGGGATGAAGTGTTGAAAGATTTGAAGGAAAATGTACTTCATTTCTGGGAAAAGTATGCGGTAGATCCCTCCGGAGGTTTTTACGGAATGATATTGAACGACGGTACACCTCGTCTCGATGAAGCAAAAGGTGTGGTGTTGAATGCCAGGATTTTGTGGACGTTCTCTACTGCTTACCGTTTGTTTGGAGACGAAAACTACAAGCATCTGGCTAATCGGGCACAGCGTTATTTGATTGATCATTTTATAGATAAGGAATTGGGTGGCGTATATTGGAGCCTGCATGCAGATGGTACGCCATTGGATACGGAGAAGCAGACATACGGAATGGCCTTCGCCATCTACGGACTGTCCGAACATTTCAGAGCCACCGGAAGTACCGAGAGTCTGATGCAAAGTATCGATCTTTATAAAGTGCTCGAGACTCAGGTCCGGGAGTTTGAAAACGACGGATACATTGAATCTTTTACCCGGAATTGGCAAGTTCCACCAAAGTATGGATACGACGGAACAGGCCTAGCCAGCAAAACCATGAACACCCATATTCATCTGCTCGAAGCCTATACGTCGTTATACCGGGTATGGCGGAACGAAGGATTACAGAAGAGATTAAATACTCTTATAAATTTGGTTGTAGATAAAATTTACAATCCGGAAACAAATCACCTGAAACTCTTTTTTAATAATCAATGGGAGAGTCTGGAGGATATCGATTCATATGGACACGATATTGAAACCGGTTGGCTGTTAACAGAAGCAGCAGAGGTATTGGAAGATAAAGCCTTGCTAAAAAGGATTGAACCGATTGCTGTTAATTTGACGGACGCAGCCCTTAAAGAGGGCCGGAATGAAGATGGTTCGCTTATTTATGAAAGGCATGGAGCCGATTATCAACGAACACTTTCCTGGTGGTGTCAGGCAGAGACTATTGTTGGCTGTGTGAATGCCTGGCAAATTTCGGGAAACGAGCATTACCTGCATGCTGCCGATAAAACCTGGGAGTGGGTAAAGGCCCGGATGATCGACAAAGAACATGGTGAATGGTTTCGTTCGGTTACTCCAGACGGAATGCCCGATTTAAAAACACCTAAAGCAAGCATGTGGAATTGCCCATATCATAACAGTCGGATGGGATTTGAGTTATTTTTAAGATTATCAGCTTATTGA
- the lpdA gene encoding dihydrolipoyl dehydrogenase, with product MEYDIAIIGGGPAGYNAAEKAAINGLKTVLFEKNAIGGVCLNEGCIPTKTLLYSAKLLDNMKGASKYGILEGEQAGFDLGKIISRKDKVVKKLTGGVKMKLTSSGVEIVEGVATLLGEKSDKIRISCNEVEYVVKYVLVCTGSDTIIPPIKGLADVAYWTSKEALEIKELPKSLVIIGGGVIGIEFASFFNSMGVKVTVIEMMPEILGAMDKETSAMLRKEYAKKGIDFHLNTKVTEVSPEGVTIEKDSKTSIINADRILLSVGRKANTDKVGLSNLSVEILRNGVRVNEYMQTSHPRVYACGDITGYSMLAHTAIRESDVAVNHILGIDDPMSYKAIPGVVYTNPEIAGIGKTEEELKATGSYYQVLKLPMAYSGRFVAENELGNGLCKLIIDEEAKIIGCHMLGNPASELITIAGMAIEQELTVDDFRKVVFPHPTVSEIIHESLFA from the coding sequence ATGGAATACGATATTGCGATTATTGGCGGCGGACCTGCCGGATATAATGCTGCAGAAAAAGCAGCGATAAATGGTCTGAAAACAGTCCTTTTTGAGAAAAATGCAATTGGTGGCGTATGCCTTAACGAAGGTTGCATCCCAACCAAAACACTCCTTTATTCGGCAAAATTGCTCGATAATATGAAAGGAGCATCCAAGTACGGAATTTTAGAAGGAGAACAAGCCGGTTTTGATCTGGGGAAAATTATATCCAGAAAAGACAAGGTTGTTAAAAAACTTACCGGAGGGGTTAAAATGAAATTAACCTCCAGCGGTGTAGAGATTGTAGAAGGGGTAGCTACCTTGTTGGGAGAGAAATCGGATAAGATCCGGATTTCATGCAACGAGGTGGAATATGTTGTTAAATATGTTCTGGTTTGTACCGGATCAGATACCATAATTCCTCCTATTAAAGGACTTGCCGATGTCGCTTATTGGACATCCAAAGAGGCTCTTGAAATAAAAGAATTGCCAAAATCGCTTGTTATTATCGGCGGAGGTGTAATCGGTATCGAATTTGCCTCATTTTTCAACAGCATGGGTGTAAAAGTTACTGTAATAGAAATGATGCCCGAAATATTGGGTGCCATGGACAAGGAAACTTCTGCCATGTTGAGAAAGGAGTATGCTAAAAAAGGAATTGATTTCCATCTGAATACCAAAGTAACGGAGGTTAGCCCCGAGGGTGTAACCATTGAAAAAGACAGTAAAACTTCCATTATCAATGCCGATCGAATCTTGCTGAGTGTCGGAAGAAAGGCCAATACCGACAAAGTTGGATTATCAAATTTATCAGTGGAAATCCTTCGTAACGGTGTAAGGGTGAATGAGTACATGCAAACTTCTCATCCCCGGGTATATGCCTGTGGGGATATTACAGGTTACTCCATGTTGGCTCACACCGCTATTCGCGAAAGCGATGTGGCCGTAAACCATATCTTAGGTATAGACGATCCAATGAGTTATAAAGCCATTCCCGGCGTAGTATATACTAATCCGGAGATTGCCGGCATAGGAAAAACAGAAGAAGAACTGAAAGCCACCGGCTCCTATTATCAGGTACTTAAACTTCCTATGGCCTATTCGGGCCGCTTTGTTGCAGAAAATGAACTGGGTAACGGTCTTTGTAAGCTTATTATTGATGAGGAGGCTAAAATTATAGGATGTCATATGTTGGGCAATCCTGCTTCCGAGCTGATTACCATAGCGGGCATGGCCATTGAACAGGAGCTTACGGTCGACGATTTCCGTAAAGTAGTATTCCCTCATCCAACGGTGAGCGAGATTATTCACGAAAGTCTGTTTGCCTGA